From the genome of Vicia villosa cultivar HV-30 ecotype Madison, WI linkage group LG2, Vvil1.0, whole genome shotgun sequence, one region includes:
- the LOC131648183 gene encoding uncharacterized protein LOC131648183, which produces MEKKQLNLNQPLLSVRRFTSTIASESDKYTDNSSAKLSYLASYKSELSSGPVRNAGAVPFQWEKTPGKPKDISVIEREKEGGSDSDDGDESFQDARDTLSRTESFFRRSSVSSDDREVNVRSNGRLSSDGQGRDFMIDRFLPAAKAMISETPQCASKKAGFGQGQQKQIWKIGSSEKLSPVNQHKPKSVRHREGGVFESGDSGNYITNSTACGLFPHFRVSNPMAGVRMENKVQSNAGCSSTVSPFETSKAEHARPSYKRGCRESLVCESPAVEKTLYVDFIHRAKFETNHNGDDFEALKRDSDIYENLSVDSLLENNRGLDDVNMKRALEAKFPQTLDSPFIVRSENPNSGMQVDSEKLGIQGSGLDQDSVSISSPNMVECKKIYYEKLIKDSAFDRQSSAKLIDREQTMEYDRKIDLESQCGLTLGHQELTGATSFFEIPLILPSLKAPSESWLTRTLPAISTKNTSSKLKPCCKYIYRTASLYPSQV; this is translated from the exons ATGGAAAAAAAGCAGTTAAATCTCAACCAGCCACTTTTATCAGTGAGGAGATTCACATCAACAATAGCTTCTGAATCAGATAAATACACTGATAATTCATCTGCTAAGTTATCATATCTTGCTTCTTACAAATCAGAGTTGAGTTCAGGTCCGGTGCGAAATGCCGGTGCAGTTCCGTTTCAATGGGAGAAAACGCCAGGAAAACCGAAAGATATATCAGTTATTGAGAGGGAAAAGGAGGGAGGTTCTGATTCGGATGATGGAGATGAGAGTTTTCAAGATGCGCGCGACACGCTTTCTAGGACGGAATCGTTTTTCAGGAGAAGTAGTGTGAGTTCGGATGATCGCGAGGTAAATGTTCGGTCGAATGGAAGGTTGTCGAGCGATGGACAAGGTCGCGATTTCATGATTGATCGGTTCTTGCCTGCTGCGAAGGCAATGATATCTGAAACACCTCAATGTGCTTCCAAAAAGGCAGGTTTTGGACAAGGACAACAAAAGCAGATATGGAAAATTGGGAGTTCTGAGAAGTTATCTCCTGTTAATCAGCATAAACCGAAATCGGTAAGACATAGGGAAGGAGGCGTGTTTGAAAGCGGTGATTCGGGAAACTACATTACTAATTCTACAGCTTGTGGACTATTTCCTCACTTTCGCGTCTCGAATCCAATGGCAGGAGTAAGAATGGAGAATAAGGTTCAAAGTAATGCAGGTTGTAGTTCAACTGTTTCGCCTTTTGAAACTTCTAAAGCG GAGCATGCTAGACCTTCTTATAAAAGGGGTTGCCGCGAATCATTGGTCTGTGAAAGTCCTGCGGTTGAGAAAACTCTATATGTTGATTTTATACATAGGGCCAAGTTTGAAACCAATCACAATGGAGACGATTTTGAGGCTTTGAAAAGAGATAGTGACATTTACGAGAATCTTTCAGTAGATTCTTTGCTCGAAAATAACCGAGGGTTGGATGATGTAAATATGAAGAGAGCATTAGAAGCTAAATTTCCGCAAACTCTTGATTCGCCTTTTATCGTTCGTTCTGAAAATCCTAACAGTGGTATGCAAGTGGACTCAGAAAAGCTTGGCATCCAAGGAAGTGGTTTAGACCAGGACTCGGTATCGATTTCAAGTCCAAATATGGTTGAATGTAAAAAGATATATTATGAGAAACTAATTAAGGATTCCGCCTTCGATAGGCAATCATCAGCCAAATTGATTGATCGAGAACAAACAATGGAATACGATAGGAAGATTGACTTAGAAAGCCAATGTGGGTTGACATTAGGCCATCAGGAACTAACTGGTGCAACAAGCTTTTTCGAGATTCCTCTTATCCTTCCTTCACTGAAAGCTCCGTCAGAGTCTTGGCTTACGCGTACTTTACCGGCCATTTCCACGAAAAACACATCTTCAAAGCTAAAGCCTTGTTGCAAATATATATACAGGACAGCGTCACTGTATCCCTCCCAAGTTTGA